In Verrucomicrobiota bacterium, one genomic interval encodes:
- a CDS encoding GntR family transcriptional regulator, with the protein MDPQWTDNAPIYRQLRDRVAAMILERVLKDGDPLPSV; encoded by the coding sequence ATGGACCCGCAATGGACCGATAACGCCCCGATCTATCGTCAACTCCGCGATCGCGTCGCGGCGATGATTCTCGAGCGCGTATTGAAGGATGGGGACCCCCTGCCTTCCGTTC